One Georgenia wutianyii DNA segment encodes these proteins:
- a CDS encoding TetR/AcrR family transcriptional regulator, translated as MSEQPTPQRTAQETRAALLEAAAAEILECGYAAASLSAIAARHGLTKGALAHQFPTKSAFVSALGDALREAVRASVAAGRKAYPDSPSHALIAFVLHLGSRATSDPAVAAATALFSDRAVPDPRLAGAVGELLEETERFVAEAYAAGEGDSSLPPADVAEHIVVTNLGTASFRLHQHPTGPGRPRLRFLRITLAGAGFHDVDSVIDEVVSSRANGTLDALPPSRSMTR; from the coding sequence ATGTCCGAGCAGCCCACGCCGCAGCGCACGGCACAGGAGACCCGGGCCGCCCTTCTCGAGGCGGCGGCCGCGGAGATCCTCGAGTGCGGCTACGCGGCTGCGAGCCTCTCCGCGATCGCCGCCCGACACGGGCTGACGAAGGGGGCGCTGGCCCACCAGTTCCCCACGAAGAGCGCCTTCGTCAGCGCCCTGGGCGACGCGCTGCGCGAGGCCGTGCGCGCGTCGGTCGCCGCCGGGAGGAAGGCCTACCCCGACAGCCCCTCTCACGCACTCATCGCGTTCGTGCTGCACCTCGGGTCGCGGGCCACCAGCGACCCGGCGGTCGCTGCGGCGACGGCGCTGTTCTCCGACCGCGCGGTGCCGGACCCGCGACTCGCGGGGGCCGTGGGAGAGCTTCTCGAGGAGACCGAGCGGTTCGTCGCCGAGGCCTACGCGGCCGGTGAGGGCGACAGTTCCCTGCCACCGGCCGATGTCGCCGAGCACATCGTCGTCACGAACCTGGGAACGGCGTCGTTCCGGCTCCACCAGCATCCGACGGGACCTGGGCGGCCGCGGTTGCGCTTCCTGCGCATCACCCTCGCGGGCGCCGGGTTCCACGACGTCGACTCCGTCATCGACGAGGTGGTGTCCAGCCGGGCGAACGGGACGCTGGACGCGCTCCCGCCGAGCAGGAGCATGACCCGCTGA